Proteins found in one Mucilaginibacter gracilis genomic segment:
- the traM gene encoding conjugative transposon protein TraM, whose amino-acid sequence MTINLKQPKYVLPMLVLPFLLLFFAVYHSSAGKKKPDVQKTNAINASVGDVAPSIKKKRLDGKLDAFRNTYKDADGLTAVNPIPTEQSGGAAYGSKYSDREKKTLDSISQAMKQKYAALAVQGKRSAKPPGGISTQDQALAKALNTLQRQRESAAYRNKATPPPKEKDPLEIFKQQMAYMDSVGKLNDPAYKAERQKKEAETKAKAAAKQAIENTLAVSKADYASSDFNTVLPEQHPGLMTAVIDENVTGYAGSRIRLRLLEDIKAGNALVKKDTYIYALISGFSGQRVTLTIKSILYNGQLLPVKLDVYDMDGLLGLYVPSSQFRDFTKDLGTNSIQGVSIDGNSQNGSQFLMSTADKLFQSTSTAIASAIRKNKAKIKYNSYIYLIDTHAQTAQ is encoded by the coding sequence ATGACCATCAATTTAAAACAACCCAAGTATGTTTTGCCCATGCTCGTGCTGCCATTCCTGCTTTTGTTCTTTGCCGTGTACCACAGCAGCGCGGGCAAAAAAAAGCCGGATGTCCAAAAAACAAATGCCATCAATGCATCCGTAGGCGACGTCGCGCCATCGATCAAAAAGAAGCGCCTGGACGGCAAACTGGACGCTTTTCGCAATACCTATAAAGACGCGGACGGATTGACCGCCGTTAACCCGATACCAACCGAACAATCGGGCGGCGCGGCTTATGGCAGTAAGTACAGCGACCGGGAAAAGAAAACGCTGGATTCGATCAGCCAGGCTATGAAGCAGAAATATGCGGCCTTAGCAGTGCAGGGCAAACGAAGCGCAAAACCACCCGGTGGGATTTCTACACAGGATCAGGCCTTAGCCAAGGCACTGAATACCTTGCAGCGGCAACGGGAAAGCGCTGCTTACCGCAACAAGGCCACACCGCCTCCAAAGGAAAAAGACCCGCTGGAAATATTTAAGCAGCAAATGGCCTATATGGACAGCGTCGGTAAGTTGAACGACCCGGCTTATAAAGCGGAAAGGCAGAAAAAGGAAGCGGAAACAAAGGCGAAGGCGGCGGCTAAACAGGCCATAGAAAATACACTGGCGGTCAGTAAGGCCGATTACGCCTCGTCCGATTTCAATACCGTGCTGCCGGAACAACACCCCGGATTGATGACGGCAGTGATCGACGAGAACGTGACCGGCTACGCCGGTTCCCGCATCCGGCTGCGTTTGCTCGAAGATATTAAGGCAGGTAACGCCCTGGTCAAAAAGGACACGTATATCTACGCGCTGATCAGCGGATTTTCCGGCCAGCGGGTAACGCTCACCATCAAATCCATCCTGTACAACGGTCAATTATTACCCGTTAAGCTGGATGTGTATGATATGGACGGACTATTGGGCCTTTATGTCCCCTCATCGCAATTCCGGGACTTCACCAAAGACCTCGGCACCAACAGCATACAAGGGGTGAGCATCGACGGCAATTCCCAGAACGGCAGCCAGTTCCTGATGAGTACCGCCGACAAGCTGTTTCAATCTACCTCTACCGCCATAGCATCGGCCATCCGCAAGAACAAGGCGAAGATCAAATACAATTCTTACATCTATTTAATTGACACCCACGCGCAAACCGCGCAATAA
- the traN gene encoding conjugative transposon protein TraN → MKKLIILTAIIIAALQSHAQKINLADGVRKSDLPVIYLPDSLSVHFISPEPIQYVDISSNSIAGDLPVKNVLRIKYRTDSAKRVFPHDAVVTIVGEKFMAQYHVIYSAEPQGGAVQTDIEINPADTRPLDFPGISLSQPELRKYAFGILNKKPEKHLAHSKAYGIKANLNHAYTLGDYIFLDLSFENSTNLSYSIEGIRFKINDKKVNKATTVQSLEIRPDFTLLTVPAFKRHYRNVFVFKKFTFPGNKVLQAEMSEQQLSGRVITLGITYKDVLEADTIPLP, encoded by the coding sequence ATGAAAAAGCTGATCATTTTAACCGCTATCATTATAGCGGCACTGCAATCCCATGCCCAAAAAATAAATTTAGCCGATGGTGTCCGTAAGAGCGACCTGCCGGTCATTTACCTGCCGGACAGCCTTTCAGTGCATTTTATCTCACCGGAGCCGATACAGTACGTCGATATTTCCAGCAACAGCATCGCGGGTGACCTGCCAGTTAAAAATGTGCTGCGAATCAAATACCGCACAGATTCGGCGAAGCGCGTTTTTCCGCATGATGCGGTCGTCACCATCGTCGGCGAAAAGTTCATGGCACAATACCATGTCATTTATTCGGCAGAACCGCAGGGCGGCGCTGTTCAGACTGATATAGAGATCAATCCTGCCGATACGCGCCCGCTGGACTTTCCCGGTATAAGCCTCTCCCAACCGGAACTCAGAAAATATGCTTTCGGGATATTGAATAAAAAGCCGGAAAAACACCTGGCGCACAGTAAGGCCTACGGGATCAAAGCCAACCTGAACCATGCCTATACGCTCGGCGACTACATCTTTCTTGACCTGAGTTTTGAGAACAGTACGAACCTTAGCTATAGCATAGAGGGCATCCGCTTTAAGATCAATGATAAAAAGGTCAATAAGGCAACTACAGTGCAATCCCTGGAGATCAGGCCGGATTTTACCCTACTTACCGTTCCCGCCTTTAAAAGACATTACCGCAACGTCTTTGTGTTCAAAAAATTCACTTTCCCCGGCAACAAAGTGCTGCAAGCAGAAATGAGCGAACAGCAGCTTTCCGGCAGGGTGATCACGCTGGGCATCACCTACAAAGATGTGCTGGAAGCCGACACCATTCCCTTACCCTAA